A window of Seriola aureovittata isolate HTS-2021-v1 ecotype China chromosome 17, ASM2101889v1, whole genome shotgun sequence genomic DNA:
TAACCAATGAACCTTAAAGTTTTTACTGTGGTAAATCTAAAAACTCTGTCATTACTGAGGAGAAATGGCTATGAAATCAGAGTCAAAGATATATTTTCGATTTATTTAATCTGCGGTTAAGAGTAAAGAGATTTTGGATTCGGTCCAAATTGAAAgatgaataaagaaatatatcaCTTCAGGGTGGTGTTaactaattttaattttaattttaattttaatggaACCTTATTTCCAGTTTGGCACAAATCTGAAACGAGTTAAGCTGAGCTTGCACACAGGAGCCAACATTGCTTACTGACCTATTCATTAAAAGTTTCCCTGAACATTTCAACACAGGAACCCTTTCAAGCTTCTGCAAATTCGTAGTTTGCAGTGGCTGTTACTCGatatttgtgtttcagatgttttaaagctgaatttaaTAAATTTATTGAGTTTGATGGGTAAACACCTTATGAAAATTACATATGttaacttgttttcttttgtgtttttcatacaAGTCTTTCGGGGCCATCATGAGAggtattgtgtatgtgtgtatgtgtttatctCATGGAAGCTGCTACATATCATTTGGATCCCGTCCAAATGCCACGCAGCCTATCTCAGAGGTGGCCCGGGCGTGCCCATGCCCTGTTTCATGACCTAGGCTCCTATATAAAACCCCCTCAGTCTGGACTGATCGCAGTATTCAACTTCAACCAAACAATCTACAGGCAAGATGACCAGTCTCACTGCTAAAGACAAGGACGCAGTCAAGGCCTTCTGGGCTAAAATTTCTGGAAAGGCTGAGGACATCGGCACTGACGCTCTGTCCAGGTAAATATAACCCGTGAACTAACTCATGTAATCGGCTCTTAAAATGCTGTTAcgctttttttctgtccatttaTCACTCACTCGCTTATTCCCGTTTATTACCCAGGATGCTGGTGGTCTACCCTCAGACCAAGACCTACTTCTCCCACTGGAAGGACCTGAGCCCCGGCTCTGCCCCCGTGAGGAAGCACGGTATCACCGTGATGTCTGGAGTCGCTGATGCTGTGTCCAAAATCGACGATCTGAAAGGAGGTCTCCTGAACCTCAGTGAGCTGCATGCCTTCACTCTGAGGGTGGACCCTGCCAACTTCAAGGTAGATGTCACTGCTGGTGACTAACACGTGGCTGGGTTTTCTGATTATTGCTTTGTAGACCATTTAAGGACATTGCACTTGAACTGAAAGTTTGACACAACTTTTATTCAATGGTGCTTTACTTTGGGAACAGGAGATATAATCTGGTCCTACACAATCCAAAAGTCTTAAAACTGTGCTTCATTTGAAACCCAGTGTGTCGGAGTACAGACCCAAACTGAACGGTGTCACGAATAATGATTCTGTAAACTAGAGACTTGTATTAGGCTTCTGATGCCTTCACTGCACAAGTCAGATAAGATGGTCCAACGGGGCCGCTGTGTGCCTCGATTACCCAAGAACCTGTCTCTTAAAAGTGAGTGCACCAGCTTCTTCACTTtcactgtccatggtgctgaagccAAGCATGAAGTTATTTTGAGGCAACTGTAATAAAATTAACTttgttaaacagaaaaaaacaaaacaaacttataGACACATGCCGAACAACAGGGTTTTATCACGTGAGTCTAATTGTAGCACACCTAAGAAAAGATTTAGTTGCAGTAGATGcatatgctgctgctgtgtgggaGAAGTGGGAGAAAGACCAGAAGCTGAACGTCAGTGATGCACAGTAGATGCTGGTTTGAGCTAAGATATCGCCTCATGTGATCTGGACTAACaattaaatgttattatcaCTTTTTCACAGATCCTGTCCCACAACATCCTCGTGGTCTTGGCCATCATGTTCCCCAAAGAATTCACCCCTGAGGTCCATGTGGCTATGGACAAGTTCCTGGCTGCCCTGGCTCGTGCCCTGTCTGAGAAATACCGATAAACTGCGAACAGGAGCAGTAGCagatgacagacagcagcacgGGGGCTTTGATTCCCTCTGTTAGtcaatatatgaataaatgatcaaatgcAATCAAACGTGTCATGGTTGTTTGTGTAGTTGAGTGAGTTTCTCCCGTGTAGGTATTGATTATAAGTCAGGTTAAGGTCAGGTCAGGTTAACAGCGCACGTGCCATCAATTCAGTGGGACTGAAACACATGTCAGcaatatttcaacattattatttctacaatctatatgaatatttaaacaGAAGGATTGCGTAAAACTTCAAAAGACGTTCCAGTCATTTGTGAAACAGGCTTTAAAAATCTATGCAACTCTGACAGAATTAATGCAAAAGACCTAACACACATTAAACTGTGAGAAATTTAATGAACTGTATATCTGTACTACTATACTACTAGTATTACGACAAATACACTTATATAGGCCTATAGTTCAATATACTCTATATGTTCTATGCACTGTATGTTAAGTGGAAACCTGTTTAGAAACTTTAGTCAGTTGCAATATCACGCTGCATTcataagtagtagtagtagtaacatTATCAGCAGGCACTAAAAAGGTAAAAGGagtcattatgcagaatggacacgttttaaaatattattattactattattatatgtatttttataataataataataataatactaatatatcaatattacaaacaataaaaaaaaacttttaattataTACAAACTTGCAagtaaaaatatacacatatatatgtatgtatgtatttacgtatgtatatgtaatgtatatatatatataaatatatatatatataggcctacataca
This region includes:
- the LOC130184934 gene encoding hemoglobin subunit alpha-1, translated to MTSLTAKDKDAVKAFWAKISGKAEDIGTDALSRMLVVYPQTKTYFSHWKDLSPGSAPVRKHGITVMSGVADAVSKIDDLKGGLLNLSELHAFTLRVDPANFKILSHNILVVLAIMFPKEFTPEVHVAMDKFLAALARALSEKYR